From the Deinococcus sp. Leaf326 genome, one window contains:
- the pta gene encoding phosphate acetyltransferase has protein sequence MKTLFIAPTRNGVGLSSTALGLTRALERQGLKVAFLKPIAQTHETSTDDSVHFARTLAHLQTPDPIALSDAEEQLSHGAEDELMEGVIALSRAAVGGGADVLIAEGLALNERNVYAGALNASLARNLEAETVLVSSLAGVTPGALADELEIAAQNYRRSDGSGLAGYVLNFAPAGLDFGSLMAELRARSRVLASGELPLLGVVALSPGLGAPRTLDVARYLGAEVLNEGDAVLRRVTSTVITARTVPKMAHLFVPGALVITPGDREDVIMAASLMHLSGVPLAGLLFSSGSAPEDSIEKLCRAALSSSLPVMRVDTNSYNTASALSRMDARVPHDDHERMERMLDFIADRLDIVPLGARIRTPGPSGERRLPPSAFRYELIQKSRAAGKRIVLPEGDEPRTIRAAIRCTEKEIARCVLLAKPERVRQVAEGQGLTLPTGLEILDPDEIRGRYVGPMVELRRSKGLTAPQAEAQLEDTVVLGTMMLALGEVDGLVSGAVHTTANTVRPALQLIKTAPGASLVSSVFFMLMPEQVLVYGDAAINPNPNAEELADIAIQSADSAQAFGITPRIAMLSYSTGESGAGADVEKVKEATRLVRERRPDLMVDGPLQYDAASVLSVGRQKAPDSQVAGRATVFIFPDLNTGNTTYKAVQRSAGVVAVGPMLQGLRKPVNDLSRGALVDDIVYTIALTAIQATQGGGSPVAPATSAALPGSAN, from the coding sequence ATGAAAACCCTCTTCATCGCCCCGACCCGCAACGGCGTGGGCCTGAGCAGCACGGCGCTGGGCCTCACGCGGGCGCTGGAACGTCAGGGCCTCAAGGTCGCCTTTCTCAAGCCCATCGCGCAGACGCACGAGACGAGCACCGACGACAGCGTGCACTTTGCCCGTACGCTGGCCCACCTCCAGACGCCCGACCCCATCGCGCTCTCGGACGCCGAGGAGCAGCTCAGCCACGGCGCCGAGGACGAGCTGATGGAAGGCGTGATCGCCCTGTCCCGCGCGGCGGTGGGGGGCGGGGCCGACGTGCTCATCGCCGAGGGCCTCGCGCTGAACGAGCGCAACGTGTACGCGGGCGCACTGAACGCCAGCCTCGCGCGCAACCTGGAGGCCGAGACGGTGCTGGTGAGCAGCCTCGCCGGGGTCACGCCGGGCGCGCTGGCCGACGAGCTGGAGATCGCCGCGCAGAACTACCGCCGCAGCGACGGCTCGGGGCTGGCCGGCTACGTCCTGAACTTTGCCCCCGCCGGGCTGGACTTCGGCAGTCTGATGGCCGAACTGCGCGCCCGCAGCCGCGTACTGGCCTCGGGCGAGCTGCCGTTGCTGGGCGTGGTCGCGCTGTCGCCAGGGCTGGGGGCGCCGCGCACGCTGGACGTGGCCCGCTACCTGGGCGCCGAGGTGCTCAACGAGGGCGACGCCGTGCTGCGCCGGGTGACGAGCACGGTCATCACCGCGCGCACGGTGCCCAAGATGGCGCACCTGTTCGTGCCGGGCGCACTGGTCATCACGCCCGGCGACCGCGAGGACGTGATCATGGCCGCGTCTCTGATGCACCTCAGCGGTGTGCCGCTCGCGGGGCTGCTGTTCTCGTCGGGCAGCGCGCCCGAGGACAGCATCGAAAAGCTGTGCCGCGCGGCCCTGAGTTCGTCGCTGCCGGTCATGCGGGTGGACACGAACTCGTACAACACGGCCTCGGCCCTCTCGCGCATGGACGCCCGCGTGCCGCACGACGACCACGAGCGTATGGAGCGGATGCTCGACTTCATCGCCGACCGGCTCGACATCGTGCCGCTGGGCGCCCGCATCCGGACCCCCGGCCCTAGCGGCGAGCGGCGGCTGCCCCCCAGCGCCTTCCGCTACGAGCTCATCCAGAAGTCGCGCGCGGCCGGTAAGCGCATCGTGCTGCCCGAAGGCGACGAGCCGCGCACCATCCGCGCCGCCATCCGCTGCACCGAGAAAGAAATCGCGCGCTGCGTCCTGCTCGCCAAGCCCGAGCGGGTGCGGCAGGTGGCCGAGGGCCAGGGCCTGACCCTGCCCACCGGGCTGGAGATCCTCGACCCCGACGAGATCCGCGGCCGTTACGTCGGGCCAATGGTCGAGCTGCGCAGGAGTAAGGGCCTGACCGCCCCGCAGGCCGAAGCCCAACTTGAGGACACGGTCGTGCTGGGCACCATGATGCTTGCCCTCGGCGAGGTAGACGGGCTGGTGTCGGGGGCAGTGCACACGACCGCCAACACGGTGCGCCCGGCCTTACAGCTCATCAAGACGGCGCCGGGGGCCTCGCTGGTGAGCAGCGTGTTTTTCATGCTCATGCCCGAGCAGGTGCTCGTGTACGGCGACGCGGCCATCAACCCCAACCCCAACGCCGAGGAACTCGCCGACATCGCCATCCAGTCGGCTGACAGCGCCCAGGCCTTCGGCATCACGCCCCGCATCGCCATGCTCAGCTACTCGACCGGCGAGAGCGGCGCGGGCGCCGACGTGGAAAAGGTCAAGGAGGCGACCCGGCTGGTGCGGGAACGCCGCCCCGACCTCATGGTCGACGGCCCATTGCAGTACGACGCCGCCAGCGTCCTCTCGGTAGGCCGCCAGAAGGCCCCCGACTCGCAGGTCGCGGGGCGGGCCACCGTATTCATCTTTCCGGACCTGAATACCGGCAACACGACCTACAAGGCGGTGCAGCGCTCGGCGGGCGTGGTGGCGGTCGGCCCGATGCTTCAGGGTCTGCGTAAGCCGGTCAACGACCTCTCGCGTGGAGCCCTTGTGGACGACATCGTCTACACCATCGCCCTGACGGCGATTCAGGCGACGCAGGGCGGCGGGTCGCCGGTGGCGCCGGCCACATCGGCAGCCCTGCCGGGGAGCGCGAACTGA
- a CDS encoding acetate kinase, translating to MWTLVLNCGSSSLKFALLDPDTRELQLSGLAERLGVDGASLRLDRDGERRTHDLKGGGHAAALDRLLAELSALGLLDGVAAVGHRVVHGGERFSAPARITPEVMEAIRACVPLAPLHNPANIAGIEAAQAAFPGVPQVAVFDTAFHQTMPPVAYRYAVPEAWYHHYGVRRYGFHGTSHAYVAGEAAGMLGRPLEDLNLITAHLGNGSSVCAVAGGRSVDTSMGLTPLEGLVMGTRSGDVDPGLHDYVARQSGLSLSEVTGALNRESGLLGLSNLASDMRELEEAAGRGHAGARLALDVFVYRLAGTVAQMAAALGRVDGLVFTGGIGENSASVRAQTLARLGFLGFALDEKANAAAVRGGSGLVTRTGTLPALVVNTNEELMIARQTQDVVTGS from the coding sequence ATGTGGACCCTGGTACTCAACTGCGGCTCCAGCAGCCTGAAGTTCGCGCTGCTCGACCCCGACACGCGTGAGCTGCAACTCTCGGGACTGGCCGAGCGCCTGGGCGTGGACGGCGCCTCGCTGCGTCTGGACCGGGACGGCGAGCGGCGGACCCACGACCTGAAGGGCGGCGGCCACGCAGCGGCCCTGGACCGGCTGCTGGCCGAGCTGTCCGCCCTGGGCCTGCTGGATGGGGTGGCGGCGGTCGGGCACCGTGTGGTCCACGGCGGCGAACGCTTCAGCGCGCCGGCCCGGATCACGCCCGAGGTCATGGAGGCCATCCGGGCCTGTGTGCCGCTCGCGCCGCTGCACAACCCGGCCAACATCGCCGGGATCGAGGCCGCGCAGGCCGCCTTTCCGGGCGTGCCGCAGGTGGCGGTGTTCGACACGGCCTTTCACCAGACCATGCCGCCTGTGGCCTACCGCTACGCCGTGCCGGAGGCGTGGTACCACCACTACGGGGTACGGCGTTACGGCTTTCACGGCACCAGCCACGCCTACGTGGCCGGGGAGGCCGCCGGGATGCTGGGCCGCCCGCTTGAGGACCTCAACCTCATCACCGCGCACCTCGGCAACGGCAGTAGCGTGTGCGCGGTCGCGGGTGGGCGCAGCGTGGACACGAGCATGGGCCTGACCCCGCTGGAGGGACTGGTCATGGGCACCCGCAGCGGCGACGTGGACCCCGGCCTGCACGACTACGTGGCGCGGCAGTCGGGCCTGAGCCTCTCGGAGGTGACGGGCGCGCTGAACCGCGAGAGCGGACTGCTCGGCCTGTCCAACCTCGCCAGCGACATGCGCGAGCTTGAAGAGGCCGCCGGGCGCGGGCACGCGGGCGCCCGCCTCGCGCTGGACGTGTTCGTCTACCGCCTCGCGGGCACGGTCGCCCAGATGGCCGCCGCCCTGGGCCGGGTGGACGGACTGGTCTTTACCGGCGGAATCGGCGAAAACAGCGCCTCCGTGCGCGCGCAGACCCTGGCCCGCCTGGGCTTTCTGGGCTTCGCGCTCGACGAGAAAGCCAACGCGGCGGCCGTGCGCGGCGGGTCGGGCCTGGTGACCCGTACGGGCACCCTGCCGGCCCTCGTTGTGAACACGAACGAGGAACTGATGATCGCGCGCCAGACACAGGACGTCGTGACCGGGAGCTAG
- the tsaE gene encoding tRNA (adenosine(37)-N6)-threonylcarbamoyltransferase complex ATPase subunit type 1 TsaE yields the protein MVSEFPLQPGETRRLGGEAEQRALGAALAAALPGGAVLFLEGELGAGKTTLTQGLVGALGFTEPVTSPTYALMHLYPAPGGQVLHVDAYRVRDVAELYEMDLDELIEASRLSIIEWGEALYADYPQAPVLLLEHLDGDPEARQVTRRR from the coding sequence ATGGTGTCTGAATTTCCCCTCCAGCCCGGTGAGACCCGGCGGCTGGGCGGCGAGGCTGAGCAGCGGGCGCTGGGCGCGGCGCTGGCCGCAGCGTTGCCGGGCGGCGCGGTGCTGTTTCTGGAAGGCGAGCTGGGTGCGGGCAAGACCACCCTCACGCAGGGGCTGGTCGGCGCGCTGGGCTTCACCGAGCCCGTCACCAGTCCGACCTACGCCCTGATGCACCTCTACCCCGCGCCCGGTGGACAGGTGCTGCATGTGGACGCCTACCGCGTGCGCGATGTGGCCGAGCTGTACGAGATGGACCTGGATGAGCTCATCGAGGCCAGTCGCCTGAGCATCATCGAATGGGGCGAGGCGCTGTATGCCGACTATCCGCAGGCCCCGGTCCTGCTCCTCGAACACTTGGACGGTGATCCGGAGGCCCGGCAGGTCACGCGGCGACGATAA
- a CDS encoding dynein regulation protein LC7, giving the protein MTNSVYTMIARALSLSVSERAADTMLRSALRERGLSPETVTAQEMQGVLSGPLMDRLGAALPHARARTELLSLSRRLEREDPKAPTLFTDVGAFATWDDVSMSPASALHDAPELGADDFEFDDPDFSAAPQRPTFELGTAGGQEALIQHLGKFQGVQGVLVSRPNGELLRARALRDARALSSVMAAASLVFRRRGLHLMSADLGGQTVCMRPMGEYCVAVVAGPQVNIGRLLSELQGLELQGQPGPPRGHIQGESA; this is encoded by the coding sequence ATGACGAACTCTGTTTACACCATGATCGCGCGTGCCCTGTCGCTCAGCGTCTCGGAGCGGGCGGCCGACACCATGTTGCGCTCGGCGCTGCGCGAACGGGGACTGAGTCCCGAGACCGTCACGGCGCAGGAGATGCAGGGCGTCTTGTCCGGCCCGCTGATGGACCGCCTGGGCGCCGCGCTGCCGCACGCCCGCGCGCGGACCGAACTGCTTTCTCTCTCTCGGCGGCTGGAACGCGAGGACCCCAAGGCGCCGACCCTCTTCACCGATGTCGGCGCCTTCGCGACCTGGGACGACGTGTCCATGTCACCCGCGAGTGCCCTGCACGACGCGCCCGAGCTCGGCGCCGACGATTTCGAGTTCGACGACCCCGACTTCAGCGCCGCGCCCCAGCGCCCGACCTTCGAGCTGGGCACGGCGGGGGGCCAGGAGGCCCTGATTCAGCACCTGGGCAAATTTCAGGGGGTCCAGGGCGTCCTCGTCTCGCGCCCGAACGGCGAGCTGCTGCGCGCCCGCGCCCTGCGCGACGCCCGCGCCCTGAGCAGCGTGATGGCCGCAGCTTCCCTGGTGTTCCGGCGCCGGGGGCTGCACCTCATGTCGGCCGACCTGGGCGGGCAGACCGTGTGCATGCGGCCGATGGGCGAGTACTGCGTGGCGGTCGTGGCCGGGCCGCAGGTCAACATCGGCCGGCTGCTGAGCGAATTGCAGGGGCTGGAACTTCAGGGTCAACCGGGGCCGCCCCGGGGCCACATTCAGGGGGAAAGCGCGTGA
- a CDS encoding glycine C-acetyltransferase, whose product MPTSLSARLGAELAGLRESGLLIHPRVLDAANRARTRVDGREVINLASNNYLGFADHPVLKARAAAYLEQWGAGAGAVRTIAGTLRIHEDFEEQLAAFKHTGSALVLQSGFTTNQGALGTLLKEGDLVVSDELNHASIIDGLRLTKATKKVFKHADPDDLERLLRENDTDGLKLVVTDGVFSMDGDVAPLDRLVEVARRYGAVTYVDDAHGSGVLGEAGRGTVHHFGLAEAEDVLQVGTLSKAWGVVGGYAAGHADLKTLLLNRARPYLFSTAQPPAVVGALSAALELVQSDGSFMERLWDNTRFFKAELARLGFDTMGSETPITPVVFGEAEAAFEASRRLFAEGIFAVGLGFPTVPRGKARIRNIVTAEHTRDDLEQALAAYARVGRALGTIS is encoded by the coding sequence ATGCCGACTTCTCTTTCCGCGCGCCTCGGCGCCGAACTCGCCGGGCTGCGCGAAAGCGGCCTCCTGATCCACCCGCGCGTGCTGGACGCCGCCAACCGCGCCCGGACCCGCGTGGACGGCCGCGAGGTCATCAATCTCGCCAGCAACAACTACCTCGGCTTCGCCGACCACCCGGTTCTCAAGGCCCGGGCCGCCGCGTACCTGGAGCAGTGGGGCGCGGGCGCAGGCGCGGTGCGGACCATCGCCGGGACGCTCCGCATCCACGAGGACTTCGAGGAACAGCTCGCCGCCTTCAAGCACACCGGCAGCGCCCTGGTGCTGCAAAGCGGCTTCACGACCAACCAGGGCGCGCTGGGAACCCTGCTCAAGGAAGGCGACCTCGTGGTCAGCGACGAACTGAACCACGCGAGCATCATCGACGGGCTGCGGCTGACGAAGGCGACCAAGAAGGTGTTCAAGCACGCCGACCCGGACGACCTCGAGCGCCTGCTGCGCGAGAACGACACGGACGGCCTCAAGCTCGTCGTGACCGACGGCGTGTTCAGCATGGACGGCGACGTGGCCCCGCTGGACCGGCTGGTCGAGGTGGCCCGCCGCTACGGCGCCGTGACCTACGTAGACGACGCCCACGGTTCGGGCGTACTGGGTGAGGCGGGACGCGGCACGGTGCACCACTTCGGGCTGGCCGAGGCCGAGGACGTGCTTCAGGTCGGCACCCTGAGCAAGGCCTGGGGCGTGGTAGGCGGCTACGCGGCCGGGCACGCCGACCTCAAGACGCTGCTGCTCAACCGCGCGCGGCCCTACCTGTTCTCGACGGCGCAGCCGCCGGCGGTGGTCGGGGCACTCTCGGCGGCGCTGGAACTCGTGCAGAGTGACGGGTCATTCATGGAGCGGCTGTGGGACAACACCCGTTTCTTCAAGGCCGAACTCGCCCGCCTGGGCTTCGACACGATGGGCAGCGAGACGCCCATCACACCCGTCGTGTTCGGGGAGGCGGAGGCGGCCTTCGAGGCGAGCCGCCGCCTGTTCGCGGAAGGAATCTTCGCGGTGGGCCTGGGCTTTCCGACGGTGCCGCGGGGCAAGGCGCGTATCCGCAACATCGTGACCGCCGAGCACACCCGCGACGACCTGGAGCAGGCGCTCGCCGCCTACGCGCGGGTGGGCCGCGCCCTGGGGACCATCTCCTGA
- a CDS encoding GNAT family N-acetyltransferase, translating into MREAAWGGRDNGQSWAAVLERSLTWITAHTDSGELIGFVNVAWDGGVHAFLLDTTVHPDHGRRGVGTELVRRAAEASRGRGLEWLHVDYEPHLAGFYAGCGFGPTGAGLLRLS; encoded by the coding sequence CTGCGTGAGGCGGCCTGGGGTGGCCGGGACAACGGACAGAGCTGGGCCGCCGTTCTCGAACGCAGCCTGACCTGGATCACGGCCCACACGGACTCAGGCGAGCTGATCGGCTTCGTGAACGTGGCCTGGGACGGGGGCGTACACGCCTTCTTGCTCGACACGACCGTCCACCCGGACCACGGGCGGCGCGGCGTGGGCACTGAACTCGTGCGCCGGGCCGCCGAGGCCTCGCGGGGCCGGGGCCTGGAGTGGCTACATGTGGACTACGAACCGCACCTAGCAGGCTTCTATGCAGGCTGCGGCTTCGGGCCGACCGGGGCAGGACTGCTGCGCCTGAGTTGA
- the ubiE gene encoding bifunctional demethylmenaquinone methyltransferase/2-methoxy-6-polyprenyl-1,4-benzoquinol methylase UbiE, which translates to MSAPKKPPVGDKQDKGREVQAMFASIAPRYDLLNGVLSLGVDHAWRRAAAAEALALEPARLLDVATGTGDFALELRTRAAPHTTVVGSDFVPEMLEIARRKAGARRLDIVFEEGDALQLPYADGSFDAITCAFGFRNFADYGAGLAEFWRVLAPGGRLVILEFPPPAPGLFGDVFRFYFQQVLPRIGGLISGNAGAYTYLPESVLAFPPPEQLAQLMRATGFRSRYRALTFGIAGIWVGDRL; encoded by the coding sequence ATGAGCGCCCCCAAAAAGCCCCCGGTGGGCGACAAGCAAGACAAGGGCCGTGAGGTGCAGGCCATGTTCGCCTCCATCGCGCCGCGCTACGACCTACTCAACGGCGTGCTGAGCCTGGGCGTGGACCACGCGTGGCGCCGCGCCGCCGCCGCCGAGGCGCTGGCCCTGGAACCGGCGCGGCTGCTTGACGTGGCGACCGGCACCGGCGACTTCGCGCTCGAACTGCGGACGCGGGCGGCCCCGCACACCACGGTCGTGGGCAGCGACTTTGTACCCGAGATGCTGGAGATCGCGCGGCGCAAGGCCGGGGCGCGCCGGCTCGACATCGTGTTCGAGGAGGGGGACGCCCTGCAGTTGCCCTACGCCGACGGCAGCTTCGACGCCATCACCTGCGCCTTCGGCTTCCGGAACTTTGCCGACTACGGAGCAGGCCTGGCCGAATTCTGGCGGGTGCTGGCGCCGGGCGGCCGACTGGTGATTCTGGAGTTTCCGCCGCCCGCGCCGGGGCTGTTCGGGGACGTGTTCCGCTTCTACTTCCAACAGGTGCTGCCGCGCATCGGCGGGCTGATCAGCGGCAACGCGGGCGCGTACACCTACCTGCCCGAAAGTGTGCTGGCCTTTCCGCCGCCCGAGCAGCTCGCGCAGCTCATGCGCGCGACCGGCTTCCGTTCCCGCTACCGGGCGCTGACCTTCGGCATCGCGGGCATCTGGGTGGGCGACCGGCTGTAG
- a CDS encoding LptA/OstA family protein → MKRPAVLALTLTLGAAPLLWPVLAQTSPGQSGSGQATPAQIVPAQVTPAQTVPGPAAAPAAPAQDTPPAEAPPTQTAPADQTAPTPEAAPVATDAPTEHERAGRCVEGSEQSCLALVRQGQDGQERRILVIRTGTSDETGIYTVCGPRDGDPEGTPNIGVFSETGAGGVRVVIDKNVVRVPLAIVTNKPPAEGQEGSDGRVEASAGTARFLDAAPEGSTDRLGACGVEAQPKPAPDTVFVTQGKTSLRGQSLVYDETDGVARIDGPITFTRDNAEQPLSGSSERIEVDVDAERTLLVGKVELRSEGGRVSRAPRVEYDDAANTARLYATGGEAAESTKGTDVLRVTNGYILYNLDSSDVVVISDEGNKISGEFQDGDGAAPTTPPQTVPAQP, encoded by the coding sequence GTGAAGCGTCCCGCAGTCCTGGCCCTGACGCTGACCCTGGGCGCCGCCCCGCTGCTGTGGCCGGTGTTGGCGCAGACCAGTCCGGGGCAGTCCGGCTCAGGGCAGGCGACCCCGGCGCAGATAGTTCCGGCCCAGGTGACTCCGGCCCAGACGGTTCCTGGGCCAGCTGCCGCACCAGCGGCGCCGGCCCAGGACACGCCGCCCGCCGAAGCTCCGCCCACCCAGACCGCGCCGGCTGACCAGACCGCGCCTACGCCCGAGGCCGCCCCAGTCGCCACCGACGCCCCTACTGAGCACGAGCGGGCCGGGCGCTGCGTGGAGGGATCGGAGCAGTCCTGCCTCGCGCTCGTGCGCCAGGGCCAGGACGGTCAGGAGCGGCGCATTCTGGTCATCCGCACCGGGACCAGCGACGAGACGGGCATCTATACCGTGTGCGGCCCGCGCGACGGTGACCCCGAGGGCACGCCCAATATCGGGGTGTTCAGCGAGACGGGGGCCGGCGGGGTGCGCGTAGTGATCGACAAGAACGTGGTGCGCGTGCCTCTGGCCATTGTGACCAACAAGCCGCCCGCCGAAGGCCAGGAGGGCAGCGACGGCCGCGTCGAGGCGAGTGCGGGCACCGCGCGGTTTCTCGATGCCGCGCCCGAGGGCAGCACGGACCGCCTGGGCGCCTGCGGGGTCGAGGCGCAGCCCAAGCCGGCTCCCGATACCGTGTTCGTCACGCAGGGCAAGACCAGCCTGCGCGGCCAGAGCCTCGTATACGACGAAACCGACGGTGTCGCGCGCATCGACGGTCCCATCACCTTCACGCGCGACAACGCCGAGCAGCCGCTCTCGGGCAGCAGCGAGCGCATTGAGGTGGACGTGGACGCCGAGCGCACCCTACTCGTCGGCAAGGTCGAGCTGAGGAGCGAGGGCGGGCGCGTGAGCCGGGCCCCCCGCGTGGAGTACGACGACGCGGCCAACACCGCCCGCCTGTACGCCACCGGGGGCGAGGCGGCCGAGAGCACCAAGGGCACCGACGTGCTGCGCGTGACGAACGGCTACATCCTGTATAACCTCGACAGCAGCGACGTGGTGGTCATCAGCGACGAGGGCAACAAGATCAGCGGCGAGTTCCAGGACGGAGACGGCGCCGCGCCAACGACTCCGCCCCAGACGGTCCCGGCGCAGCCCTAG
- a CDS encoding LptA/OstA family protein, with the protein MKTPTLLPTRALLLAALTATTVLAQTGSSADKRVINIQGASTGNLRTGPLNFTGSPVKATVSTLQIQSAQATLAAPAGTAIIEARGKRTANFSGNIAVTRGRLSAKGDKLAYSEVSGQGVLSGSAAATFLPEGNSGNDPVNITAAQMSLDVDNNVSTSTGTVRLTNGTQTGRADKLVFDEDKELAQLTGTPSLTRAAKGSQKELVISGAEVRALTKSKTLYVKGGVKLMQGTQTTTGDAVYYDDAKNVAYVVGNALSVDSKSKVTLRAPASGYLEQRTDLARVSVKNSRYTIPVAQFALRGEQ; encoded by the coding sequence ATGAAGACCCCAACCCTTCTGCCCACCCGCGCGCTGCTGCTCGCGGCCCTGACCGCCACCACCGTCCTCGCCCAGACCGGCAGCAGCGCCGACAAGCGGGTGATCAACATCCAGGGCGCTTCCACGGGCAACCTGCGCACCGGCCCGCTGAACTTCACCGGCAGCCCGGTCAAGGCGACGGTCAGCACCCTCCAGATCCAGTCGGCCCAGGCGACGCTCGCGGCTCCGGCCGGCACGGCGATCATCGAGGCGCGCGGCAAGCGGACGGCCAACTTCAGCGGCAACATTGCCGTGACGCGCGGCCGCCTGAGCGCCAAGGGCGACAAGCTGGCCTACAGCGAGGTCAGCGGTCAGGGCGTCCTGAGCGGCAGCGCGGCGGCGACCTTCCTGCCCGAGGGCAATTCGGGCAACGACCCCGTGAACATCACGGCCGCGCAGATGAGCCTGGACGTGGACAACAACGTCTCGACGAGCACCGGCACCGTGCGCCTGACCAACGGTACCCAGACGGGCCGCGCCGACAAGCTGGTCTTCGACGAGGACAAGGAGCTCGCGCAGCTCACCGGCACCCCCAGCCTGACGCGCGCCGCCAAGGGCAGCCAGAAGGAACTCGTCATCTCGGGCGCCGAGGTCCGCGCCCTGACCAAGAGCAAGACGCTGTACGTCAAGGGCGGCGTGAAGCTTATGCAGGGGACCCAGACCACCACCGGGGACGCGGTGTACTACGACGACGCCAAGAACGTGGCCTACGTGGTGGGCAACGCCCTGAGCGTGGACAGCAAGAGCAAGGTCACGCTGCGCGCGCCGGCCAGCGGGTACCTCGAGCAGCGCACCGATCTCGCCCGCGTGAGCGTGAAGAACAGCCGCTACACCATCCCCGTCGCCCAGTTCGCGCTGCGCGGCGAGCAGTAG
- a CDS encoding TatD family hydrolase, whose translation MFDSHTHLDYLDDPASARHELGLTALVCIGASLEHARNAVALAEQFPDVWATVGLHPTDAGQDSPELRTEVERLAGHPRVVGIGESGLDDYWDDTQRPAQLAAFEWQLDLARRTGKALVIHTRDKAGEDSAHRRVMDVLAAWPDVSVILHCFSGHAGLLRFGLERGAYFGFAGNTTYKTAQPIQAAAREVPLDRLLVETDAPFLAPVPKRGRPNRPGYVRHTLEFVAGLRGLDAADLERVTDENARRVYGIPAD comes from the coding sequence ATGTTCGACTCGCACACCCACCTCGACTACCTCGACGACCCGGCCTCGGCCCGGCACGAACTGGGCCTGACCGCTCTGGTGTGCATCGGCGCGAGCTTGGAGCACGCCCGCAACGCAGTGGCCCTGGCCGAGCAGTTTCCCGACGTGTGGGCGACCGTGGGTCTGCACCCCACCGACGCCGGGCAGGACTCGCCCGAGTTGCGCACAGAAGTCGAGCGGCTGGCCGGGCATCCCCGCGTAGTCGGCATCGGGGAAAGCGGCCTGGACGACTACTGGGACGATACGCAGCGCCCCGCGCAGCTCGCCGCCTTCGAGTGGCAGCTCGACCTCGCGCGGCGCACTGGCAAAGCACTCGTCATCCACACGCGCGACAAGGCGGGGGAGGACAGCGCCCACCGGCGCGTAATGGACGTGCTCGCGGCGTGGCCGGACGTATCAGTCATCCTGCACTGCTTCAGCGGGCACGCAGGGCTGCTGCGCTTCGGGCTGGAGCGCGGGGCGTACTTCGGCTTCGCGGGCAACACGACCTACAAGACCGCCCAGCCCATCCAGGCAGCGGCGCGCGAGGTGCCGCTCGACCGTCTCCTCGTCGAGACCGACGCACCCTTTCTGGCCCCGGTGCCCAAGCGCGGCCGGCCCAATCGCCCCGGCTACGTGCGCCACACGCTGGAGTTCGTGGCGGGGCTGCGCGGTCTGGACGCGGCCGACCTCGAGCGCGTGACCGACGAGAACGCCCGGCGGGTGTACGGCATCCCGGCAGACTGA